CCTTCAACAAAGATGGGACTACAAGGTGAGAGGGAAACAGAGAGCTAGTGGAGGTTGGGAAGAGTTCTAGAAGATAGACATCTAAGGAATAGTAACACAAGTAATATTTCTCCTTTTTAATCCCACCCAAGAGAAGAGTGAAACATTTTTGGACCTCATGGGGAATACCCTTCTCCGAAGCCAAACTGCTTCCTATTTGCAGGAGAAGGCAAACCTCTTCATACGATACGTCACAGATTCCGATTTCCAAGTGACCCATCTGCCCAGTGTGGACTTGTCTGCCCTCAaggtaaaatacaaaataacccAGCAGTATGTTTATGGAGTCAGGTCACTTCATACCTCGCATTTCTTCCTGTTCTACCTACCACAGCAGCAGTGGACAACTAGGAAGCAGCAATACCTCTCCTCATGATCTTGGGCTACACATATCctgaaaacaaaatcaaaaagtTTGCTTCTGAAAGGGGTTGGGGAAGAGTTTTCTCTGTTTTTAATGCCCCTCCATGGCATTTTTCACCTAGGAGAGGCCTTTTTTAACAACAAGAAACAACTATGTAAGTTACTGTAAAcctcttatttaaaaaatgactttcagGGGTCTAAAATGGTCCTAGGGGCCAAAATATGTCAAAAATGTCTCCACACTCCCTGAAGGTCAATTGGGGTAACATTTTGGCTGCTGGGATCCTGGATGCCACACTTTACCCATTCTTGAATAATTTTGTCTGTTCCAGCAACTGATGAACATATTTCATTTCTTGGATAGTTCAAGGAGAGAGATCAATTGGAGTCTATATTCCGGTTCTGGCGGAACCCCGACCCACAGGCTTTCCAAATCAAGCAACTCTGGGACTTGCGACTCCGGCAGTATCTGGGCAGCCGCTATGACGCTCGCCGTGGGGTGTGTGATTGGGATCTCACCATGAAGCTTCATGAACACGGGGTGTGTAACAATGGTCAAGCAAGTCCTCATAGTTCTGTCTGGGGCTGCTGTTGTGGAAAGGCCATGAATGGTGTCCTAGAATTTGCTGCTTTtctgttgggattttttttctcctcctaggCCAATGTGATAAACATCCGTGAGTTTTTCCACTGGCGTGACACAGGCATAGCCTTTGAAATGCGAGAAGGTGCCTATGACATCCCCAACAAGACATTAGCATCTGGCCGCCTTCTTAGACATGTgagatgcctccccccccccccccaagaatctGAATCCTTACTGTTCTAGGCCAAGGACAGAGTATAAGGATGGGTCTCCCTTCCTTTGTGGGAGTTGGGGAGGACAGAATAAAGAGGGTAGTTTTAGTGGGAACTGCAAGCTCCGAGCCACCTGCAGCCTCTGAAGGCATTTTTAAGGAGCCATATCCCCACATTATTTTCATCCCAATTTCACTGCAAGCATGCTAGAATTGCCTTTCTGTAGCTCCTAGAAGGCATATGGGGAGCACATGTTTTTAGATGAatttgtgttttagcaatgtaatctgctttgaattgtgaggagaggcaggcaagaaataaaaattattattgttgttgttgttattattattattactattattattattattattattattattattattattattaggaaacaCAGTTTTGCTGAGAAAAAATGTAACGTAGGAGGTGGGTGCCCTGCAAGTTCCTCTGGGAGCCAATGTAGCATCCTAACTCACCAGAGTTGACTGTCCTTGTTTTATACCACCAAGTGCTCAAGCACACATGCTGCCCCTCCCACCTTTATATTCATAGCAGCTCTGCAAGATAGGTCAGGCTGAGAAAAGAATGATTTTTAATAACATAGTCAAGAtctcaactctgtgattctatggaatGAGTTTTTCAAGGCTGAGCAGAAGTTTGAATGCATTTTTTCCTAGTCCATCACTCTGAATTAAACCAGCCCAGTCATTCCTATTACTGCAGCGTCATGGATGATGCACTAAAATCTCTGTCTTGCTTATGAAATATGAGAAGGGAGTCTTAATTTATAACTCTCCATTAATTAAAGTCTATTGTGATGTAGTTGCTTTAATCAGTTATTTTAAGTACACATCCAGAGATTAAATCTGATTATGCCTATGATTCTGAAGCCAGCTGTATTCAAAGTGCTCCTTCCTCACCAGACTCCAATATTTGTTCTTAATTATCTTAGATTTTATTTCCCCCATCTTTCCTATCCATTTTGCCAGAGCTAATTGACAATTAGGATGAAATATCAACCTTAAGATTTGTAGCAAAAATAGAATTCTGTTGCACTTTAAAAGTATGCATTCTTATTACATGGCATAAGCTTCCATGAACAGTCATCTACTTCAGACATCCATCTTTTCATGAGATGCATTGCTTGTTCTTGGGATTCCTGACATGTTTCCCATGCTTACCATTACCAGTCCCTACACTACAAAGAGCAGAACAGaaaattccaggggaaacacCCAATTTCAAGTCCCATGTTTGCTTTGAAACTCTAAGGCAAAGTGTGGGAGGATTTATAGTAGATGGGAGAGTGTAGTGTGACCATCAATTTGGTTGCCTGCCAAATTTTCCCTATAAATCCTAGACTGCCTTTGTAATTGCTTTTTCCCCTCCTGGGGTCTTTAACTAATGGTCTTGAGGAGAGTGAAACATCTAATCCAAATTTTTCATTATGAATTTTTTGGCCTCCCAGAAAGGGGAGCCTCTTCCAGCACGGGGATACTGGGGAGACATAGCCACTGGCCCCTACATCACCTTTGGAATTGAATCTGAAGATCCCAGTCTGCTGAAGACTACCAATGGCATCCCCAGTAAGGTAAACTATAAAATGACTTGGGATTAAAATGGGGAAAAAGCTAGTTCCAGAGTAGGTAAACAGCAGGGGATCTAAGACAGGATTTTCCCAAGCCAATCTTTTCTGTATTGACAGAGTTCCCAAGAGATATCATTACACAATATCACTGCCTTGTTGTCTGAACTTCAGAACAATGTTCGCTATGACCCATTGGCACCTTCTAATGAGGATGGCAGTGGTGACTATACCAGGATGGATGCTTCCAATAGTAAGTACCTAGTCATGTTCTCTGTCTAAGGAAGTTACACAGAATATCTTTGGGTGGAGACCCCCAACAGATTAATATGTGTTTACTTGTTGGTTCAAATGGGTTTAGATAAGTAGTTCTCAaactgggttccccagatgtttttggccttcaactcccagaaatcctaataggtggtaaactggctgggatttctgtgagttgtcagTCTGGgcactccaggttgagaaccactggtttagattatTTTCTGGCCCAAAGATTTCAGCACTGGTTAGAGATATTGTGTGACTCTTTGCCCTTTGAAAAACTCTCAGTGAAAGTACAACAGGTAAATGGAGTCAGGGACAATAAATGAGCAAATAAAAGCTAAGTTTAGATGGTTAGATATCATTTCCTCTACCGCACCCCTATAGGTTCCAGCAGCAGGCCTTTTTCGCTCTCTGATGCTGCACTTTGAGTGGCTGCTGAAGTAGAAACCTAACATTAGGTTTCTACTGGAGGAAAATTGATACATctggaaatgtgttgtcgaatgaTTTACACAGCTTTTCAACTCCCCTCATTTTGTGATGTAGCTCCCATCTTTGAGTGGGTAAGGAGGcacaatccatttttaaaaaaataaatcatagATAGCAAGGCTAGAGAAGATCTTTCTACTTCACTGCCAATCAGTTTAAACAGATTGGACTGGTTGGACCAGTAGTATGACTTGGTGTGAAATGTCTTCATATGTACTTAGAATAATCAATTTTCCAGCGTTTTGAAAATATGTCTATTACATGTTTGCCCCACACTTCAATGCAGAAAGCTAGCTGCTGGCTTCCAAATTTCTGCTTTTAATCTCTAAATTTTTGACCTCTAGATTCTTCCGTTTTGCTTTTCCTCTCTAAATTCTCATCTCTGTTACAGAAAAGCACTGATTTCCAGTCGCATCTCCAGTTATAAGAAAGTATCTGTTCTTCTGTTCACTTGCCTTTGCCCAGTCTGACTTCTTCCCCACCACCATCACTGTTTGTGTGCTTGCAATAACACAGGGCCTTTCACCACAGAAGATATCCGAGTCTACTTCCTGCCTCTCAACTGTCTCTCTGAGCTCCATCACAAAGACAAATATCGACAACTCTTCAACCTCATCTTCTTCTCTTGCAGGTATGGAGAGGGTGAAGGCCTGAGACTCTTGGGAAAGAGTTATGTGGAAGCAATTATTGGAAGCAAGGTTCCTGTGTTTTCTGTGGAGAAAGGAGGGAGTAGTCAGTTGTGTTGAGAACCAGAGCTTTTGGAGTTTTGAAGAAGGACAGGGTGTCGCACAGTGAAATCAGGAAAATTTGTAGTCACTTTATTTGGACTACATACCAATCCAACTCATAGTGCTCAACTGTAtcacacagtggttcccaaccattggtcctccaggtgttttggacttcagctaccaccattcctaacagctggtgagttgaaatccaaaacacttggaggaccaaagattggaagTCACTGATATATAGAGCTCTTTGTTTCATATTTAAAGTAAGGGTTTATGATAATCTCTATCTTTATGGTTAACATTTAGCAGGTCAGGCACCCACCCTGCCTTTATCAGTACATACACAGAGAATCTTCTAATAACCCTTGATTCTTAaatcccttctacgctgccatataaaatccagattatctgctttgattatatggcagtgtggactcatataatccagttcaaagcagataatgtggtttatctgcttggataatgtggattatatggctgtgtagaaaggtCCTTAGTGAAACTTACTGGGTATTGTAATCTGAAGTGACTAGGCCACCCAACCATCTTTAGATTTGGTAAGTTTCTTCTTCATTGCAGTGAGCTCTCTCAAATGCTTCTTTCCAATgttttgcctggtttccaacaaacACTCGCACATTCATATTCAAAATGCTGTCTTCTCAGATAAGTACGTTTACTTGTTTATTAAGTTTTATACATCAATTTTCTGCCAGGGTACAGGGCTTGCAATGTAATAAACATTACACAAAAAGGGATAAGGAGGACAAAAGAtggagagaaaagaggaaaataatCTAATAACCAGCTAGTGGAAGGAACAGTACGGCTAAATTTTTAAACAACTCTGAACCATGTTTGATGCTGGGAACTGCAGTGCCCCCGGGGGAAATTTCACGCATGCAGCACCGTCAGCACACATACACTGCTGTTGTAAGGCAGGAAGGAACTTTTTTGGGAAAATAGTTTCTTGTTTCCCCTGGAGCAAATGTTGAGGAAGTGCATAGTAATTTAGTCAATTTTAAATTAAGGGATGTTTGTACATCACCAGACAGGGAAGTTACATTGATAAGTACTTGTTTGTCTTTTGTAGCATGGTGCACTTCCTACAGCCAAATTTGAATCTGATGTCGGCCACAAAAGCCACTCTTATTGTGGAGCTAACAAAGTAAGTATTATTTTCTTCACTATTTGACAGCAGAATCCTCCCACTACACACAATATGCAAAAATTAGCCCACTTTTCTTGCAGTAGATAGATTCCTTGACTTGGAGCTGAAGCCCTACACTTAAACTCATGCCATGAGTTTATCTCAGTGGTAACCTAGCATCCCTGGCAGGGTCTCTGTTTCTTAATTATTTGATTGCATTTATTCAGGAACTTCTTGGCATCTGATTATGTTTACCTTTGCAACCCTCAGAGTTTTATTGTATGTCTGGAGCATACGTATCTATTCAGCTTCTTAAATGATGCTTATAAGAAAAGGTTATATCCTGGCTTTCACTTAATATCCAAGGCATTCCCAGTATCTGCGCATTCACATGAATGCAGGGTGGAAAAGACTTTTTACTGTCCTAACACAGAGAGTTGAAGGCAGTACTAAACCACTAGTGACTGGTGCTCTTAGGGAATGCTAGAACAAAAATAGGAGATGGAGTTTGTATCATTATTAGGCACAGCTGGAACATAATGAATTTCATTATGTTTATGTGCAAAAGTAATGCACAATACAGAATCAAaagcaaatgtttttaaaagaatttgtAATGCATTGCTTCTAAATACCTGTACAAATAATGCACTATGTGGAATGATTGCACCTTGCCTAAATGAATTCTTAAGCTATATTTTGTACCTATCCGGTGAGGAATTCCACCCATTCCCTTCCTTTCAGCCTCCATTCATTACCTGCAGTATTTCTTTCAAACATTCATATTGCTTGACTTTGGGACTGAAAAGTTGTAGAAAGGTTTGCCAAAAGGACAAAAGGGGTATTGAGTGAAATATGCACATTTTGATTTCCTTCCATCCCTTCTGCCAAGAATTTCCAAGATGTTTGCCAGCTACAGCTGTTGCTCTCAACTTcccatccttttccttttgtgggGGGAAATTGGGTTTTTCTTCATGGTTTTTTTGACTCACACAAATGTGTCACTTGCACCTGTATAGTGTATTGTTCACCGCCTACTAAAGCTATTATATAAGCTTTTTGGCATTAGTTCTGCCCGCTCCCCGTGTACCATACCAGTGCATTTTCCATCTAAAACCTCAGTTCCACTGACACCAAAGCAGCAGCCAAGGATCCAAGAAAGTTGGATACATCAAGGGGTGGATAAACAGGTTTTTGTGAATTTATGtacttatatttattttctttatttataccccacctttcttcctATGGAGATTTAAGTCAGCTCATAATCTCACACTTTGATCatagtttaaaaagagcaatataattttttaattaaaaatgcagtGCAAGTTCACTCAAATAACTTCAGTTATAATTAAACAACCTGGCCTTCTTCATGGATTCCATAACTCACGCAGACTAGCAAACTGCTAATCTGTGTGAGTCAGACTAGTAGCAGACTCACACAGACTAAGACTGAATATCATGCCACACAAGAGAAGAGCACCACTTTCCCAAACACAGCCTCCATTTGAGACCTTGAGTCCAGTCTAAACTGAGAGGAAATTTAATGGTCAACAGTTTGACAGATGTCGTGTAGAAATACCCCTTTTGGAAATGCAGCCAATGCTGTGACACGTCTAGCCAAGTAACTTCTCACTTGAGCAGATAGCTGTTTGTCTGCTAGTTCATAAGGCAGACAAGTGGCTGCTGCAACCCACTCAGAAAAATGTTGTATAGAGACAGACAATCCCTTCTTCATAAATAGATAACATGGAGAAAATCTCTGGACTGATGAAACAAAGAAGTACAAGCGGTGTAAAAGGCCAATGCTCTGCAAACACCTAGGCAAGGTAGAGAATGCAGAAAAAGTCACAACCTAATTGGCTGTTTTCGTGCAGACTGCTAAACTCTTCCCTCTTGTCATTTTAAATTTCTATGAAAATTGCAATTCTCAGCACACTTAACCTGAGAGCAAGTCCCATTCATTCAACATGACAGCAGTTTTTGTTTTTAACTAATTGGAGATGTTCAGGTTTTGCTTGCATTTCACAATGCTGCTTTCCCATTTCTGTGCCTTTCAGCTAGTCACTTCCTTTTTGAGATTATCTATCCCAGGCATCCTCTCCTGTTACAAAAGGCAGGAACTTGAGCTGAGAGTCCTTCCAGACTCAGAAAATGGTACCTCAGCTGTGAAattccctccccaaggagatttgCCCAGTGCCTGCCTTACTGAGTTTCAGGCTCCAAATTCACACAGTGCTATTCCTCTGGGATTTTCATGAACAGTCATGTAGATGCTTTGGCTGCTGCTCCTACTTTCAGTCTGTGGTTTTTCTGTGTGTGGGGAaaagaaacaagaagaaaaagataataaaatatatgttGTAACAAAATATCTATGAGACATACAGTAttacttttctttcttgtttctttttcacTATTATTGGAAATAGCCATATTAATTCAAAAAGTCAGGATATAAATAGTtctgaaaaagaaacaaatgtgAAAGTCACAGCTGAGTAAAAAACACCTGctccacttctctctctctctctttaaaaaaagagaCATCCTCGGCTTCCTTCACATCTGATGACAGCACAAGTTTATTCTGTGCTCAGTTACGGATACCCAAGCATAATTTGTCTTGAGCTTTTTTGCTGACTGAGGCCAGTTGATGATATGAGTGGGATGCCCTAAAACAAATAAGGATTAATGGCCGTTGGGTTTCTTTCAGGGAGCATTTAGATTTCAGAGAATCAAGAGTCCTTTGGGATTATAGAATGCCAAATGAGTTAGAACAGTCTGCCAACTTAACCAAGACATTGAAGGAAAGTCAGGGCTCCTTGGTTCTTCAATAACAATAATGCTTCTTTTCATAGCTTCTTGCCTGACCTCCGCAAGGAACAGCTGTTGGAGTTCTCTTCCCGAGTGACCAACCTTGCAAGAGGGGCAGGATTTGTGCCAATCgaaacaacagacaaaaaaatattttccttattCCAGCTTGGAGTCCGGGAGGCTGGAGAAATCAATAGCAATACCTCCACCTGAGATTATCACCTCAAGTCTAATGAACACCTCTGAGTtcattccttctcttcttttttctttttttattatttaaccataattgttaaataataaa
This sequence is a window from Anolis carolinensis isolate JA03-04 chromosome 6, rAnoCar3.1.pri, whole genome shotgun sequence. Protein-coding genes within it:
- the dnaaf3 gene encoding dynein axonemal assembly factor 3 isoform X1 is translated as MTAAGSANGFGTTAWWGFSPALDLQDTCLESSVEHLQPSQDDIPELNILLVGSIDGRHILKTMSRLCRWPRRKINFYVLENNLETVGRQLLFLSLALEPSTKMGLQEKSETFLDLMGNTLLRSQTASYLQEKANLFIRYVTDSDFQVTHLPSVDLSALKFKERDQLESIFRFWRNPDPQAFQIKQLWDLRLRQYLGSRYDARRGVCDWDLTMKLHEHGANVINIREFFHWRDTGIAFEMREGAYDIPNKTLASGRLLRHKGEPLPARGYWGDIATGPYITFGIESEDPSLLKTTNGIPSKSSQEISLHNITALLSELQNNVRYDPLAPSNEDGSGDYTRMDASNRPFTTEDIRVYFLPLNCLSELHHKDKYRQLFNLIFFSCSMVHFLQPNLNLMSATKATLIVELTNFLPDLRKEQLLEFSSRVTNLARGAGFVPIETTDKKIFSLFQLGVREAGEINSNTST
- the dnaaf3 gene encoding dynein axonemal assembly factor 3 isoform X2, which encodes MTAAGSANGFGTTAWWGFSPALDLQDTCLESSVEHLQPSQDDIPELNILLVGSIDGRHILKTMSRLCRWPRRKINFYVLENNLETVGRQLLFLSLALEPSTKMGLQEKSETFLDLMGNTLLRSQTASYLQEKANLFIRYVTDSDFQVTHLPSVDLSALKFKERDQLESIFRFWRNPDPQAFQIKQLWDLRLRQYLGSRYDARRGVCDWDLTMKLHEHGKGEPLPARGYWGDIATGPYITFGIESEDPSLLKTTNGIPSKSSQEISLHNITALLSELQNNVRYDPLAPSNEDGSGDYTRMDASNRPFTTEDIRVYFLPLNCLSELHHKDKYRQLFNLIFFSCSMVHFLQPNLNLMSATKATLIVELTNFLPDLRKEQLLEFSSRVTNLARGAGFVPIETTDKKIFSLFQLGVREAGEINSNTST